In the genome of Pyrobaculum islandicum DSM 4184, the window GGAGAGCGATGTCAAACTTTTTAGAAAAGCTATTGACGAGCTAAAGGGGCAGTTTCAGGGAATGTCTGAAGTGGTGGAGAAGGTGGGGGCGGCGCTGTACGCCGGCAACGTGTTGCTTATCGGTCCGCCGGGGGTGGGGAAGACGACGTTGGCGGTGGAGTTCGCCAAGAGGCTGACGGAGGGCGACTATATCTTGGCCACTGCGAACGCGCTGTGGTTTAGACGTGATGTGGTTGGAGGGGAGACCATAAGGGAGGGCTCCGTCGTCTGGAAGAGCGGCTTGTTGATTAAGGCGTACAACAGGGCCGCCAGAAACTGTGGGAGACCTCTCCTGCTTATAATCGACGAGATAAATAGAGCAGATGCAGATAAGGCCTTTGGCGAGTTCTTCTCTATCTTCAGATCGCCGAGTCCCGAAGACTGGGAAATACCCAAGACGCTGGTGGAGGAGATTGAAGGATATGGCGATAAGGCCGACGAAGAGGCGAGGGCCTTCCTGCGAAACTATAGAGAGATGGGAGACACCCCCCTCAAGAGGATCAGGGTGTTAGCTACGATGAACACACGCGACGTTAGAAACCTGTTTCTGCTGGGGGAGGCCCTCTTGAGGAGATTCACTATCGTGAGATTCGAGAAGATCGGAGAGGATGTTCTAAAGGCCGATGGCGAGCTCTACAGCGCATATCAAAACATGAATAGAGGTGGCGACATTCCGCCCAGCGCGTTAATTCACGCCAAGAGGCTTAGAGACGCATACAAGGCCCTGGGTCTTGCCGAGCCGCGAGCTGAAGAGCTGATCGAGATGTCGTCTGGAGGATTCGCCCTGAGGAAGAGACACAGGACGTAGCCCGTGGGGTCCGCCGAGTGGCGGCGTAGAGATAGACGGTTGTTGGAGCTGGCGGCGCGTTGGTATGTAAAACACTACGTCGGGGGGAGAAATATAATGAAGCTCCTGGGCTTGTCGGAAGAAGAGAGATATGGGGTGGCCTCTGCGTTGTTGGCCGTGTTTGTAAATGCGATGACGGGAGTGGTGAAGGCCGCACTTAGAGACCTCTTGGTTTATAGGGAATTTGCTGTCGTATACGGCGACGAGATCTTTGGCGCCCTAGACGTGGGGAGGACAGTGGCTGTTCTGCCTGCGGGAGTATACGCCTCGTTGACGTACCTCCCCTCGCTTCAAGCGCCTGAGTATGGGATACTGAGGCGCATGGCCTTGAAAGTAGCGAAGTGGGAGAGAGAAGCCGCCGTCGACGAGGAGATGAGGAAGGACGCCGAGAGGCTGAGGCGGATTGCCAAGAGGTTGCCTAAGGCATATGGCAGAGCGGCAGTAGACGTAAGAGAGGGGCCGCCTTGGCTGAGACAGGGCTGGGCTATCTACAGGGCAGCCAAGGCGCTTGTGGAGGGAGAAATATACGTGGGGGAGAGGAGGGGGGTTGGAAAGGCGTTGAAGTTTGTCAACTGGCGCCTATACGAGATGTATATAGCTATGCTTGTGTTAGAAGCCCTACGGCGCTTGGGTTGGAGGACGGTGGGGGTAGACGTGGAGAAACGCGCTGTCTTAGTCGAAAGGGACGGTAAAACCCTGGCGGTGTATCTTAACAGAGCGTTGCCACACCACTCCATAATAGAGGAGGTCGCCGGGGACGAGGTGAGGGGGAGGCCGGATTTAACTGTCGCAAACGCCGATGTGAAAGCCGTGGTGGAGTGTAAATACTCAGACAGGCCGGGCTATATCGC includes:
- a CDS encoding AAA family ATPase, with amino-acid sequence MSISQERCYVILGSPENWHYAISEISKENELTPKYSGECDPQCLMVLREKKKNGKILWAFPNTKDYKELENNFKTYNEIYILAVSTARFGDTTPEEDKKNAEVYLSKIVALGKVTKDDLIGGCSCQYWPNKDNNWYYKFFIEVLAYLDPQNGRDGFILKGFQPGSLKEVDCRLLFNILDLAVKSGIYKVPRCRGESDVKLFRKAIDELKGQFQGMSEVVEKVGAALYAGNVLLIGPPGVGKTTLAVEFAKRLTEGDYILATANALWFRRDVVGGETIREGSVVWKSGLLIKAYNRAARNCGRPLLLIIDEINRADADKAFGEFFSIFRSPSPEDWEIPKTLVEEIEGYGDKADEEARAFLRNYREMGDTPLKRIRVLATMNTRDVRNLFLLGEALLRRFTIVRFEKIGEDVLKADGELYSAYQNMNRGGDIPPSALIHAKRLRDAYKALGLAEPRAEELIEMSSGGFALRKRHRT